Proteins encoded together in one Marinobacter sp. Arc7-DN-1 window:
- a CDS encoding GGDEF domain-containing protein, with protein sequence MASDPSWKEKYLQKLESADNREKQWKAERNTLERMLVRTSLASEGQTPELDRLLVRIRKDLRKSRVDVDAWKELQDQIDRQVALLDEHQASGDKKRSFFSRKEREPEPKNGPEPQPEPEIASEAAHAPGNGQDIEDNAQRLRIARRVGQLLGQMLTQVSLEPAAEARARALQQSLLASNDWDELREGLNHVAELVIAAVTRSKREFEAFLKRLDERLEILREHFSAQSSAQTGRLDASEHLDREIREEVERVGLQLQASDNLRDLKQSVSGHLESIVQAVGRFRTQESEREQVLSEQLEAMQEKVAAMEAHSEQMQEQVRKERLRAMTDLLTELPNREAWQERLSFECNRWQRYRHPLTIGVLDIDLFKRINDSYGHKAGDRVLQLVAREFRERLRTTDFVARFGGEEFVVLFPETGPADARTVVDKVREHVGKLPFHFRGEPVTITFSAGLAGFVSGDTEESVFDRADRALYQAKDGGRDRVVISEGAES encoded by the coding sequence ACCCTTGAGCGTATGCTGGTGCGCACCAGCCTCGCATCCGAGGGTCAGACTCCAGAGCTTGACCGGTTGCTGGTCCGTATCCGCAAGGACCTACGGAAAAGCAGGGTGGATGTGGATGCCTGGAAGGAACTGCAGGACCAGATTGACCGCCAGGTAGCCCTGTTGGATGAACACCAGGCCTCCGGTGACAAGAAGCGGTCGTTTTTTTCGCGCAAAGAGCGGGAGCCAGAGCCAAAAAACGGTCCGGAGCCGCAACCAGAGCCTGAAATCGCCTCAGAAGCCGCTCATGCACCGGGCAATGGCCAGGATATTGAAGACAATGCCCAACGACTGCGCATTGCCCGCCGGGTTGGTCAGTTGCTGGGCCAGATGCTTACTCAGGTCTCTCTGGAACCCGCCGCCGAGGCCCGGGCCCGGGCCCTTCAGCAATCCCTGCTGGCAAGTAACGACTGGGACGAGTTGCGGGAAGGCCTGAATCATGTCGCGGAACTGGTCATTGCCGCGGTTACCCGGAGCAAGCGTGAGTTTGAGGCCTTTCTCAAGCGTCTGGATGAGCGACTCGAGATCCTGCGGGAACATTTCTCGGCCCAGTCCTCGGCCCAGACCGGTCGCCTTGATGCGTCAGAACATCTTGACCGGGAGATCCGCGAGGAAGTCGAGCGGGTCGGGCTGCAGTTGCAGGCCAGCGACAACCTCCGGGACCTCAAACAGTCTGTCAGTGGCCATCTGGAATCCATTGTTCAGGCGGTTGGCCGGTTCCGCACCCAGGAGTCAGAGCGTGAGCAGGTGCTTTCCGAGCAACTGGAGGCGATGCAGGAGAAAGTGGCCGCCATGGAGGCGCATTCAGAGCAGATGCAGGAACAGGTTCGCAAGGAACGTCTGCGAGCCATGACCGACCTGCTCACAGAGCTGCCGAACCGGGAAGCCTGGCAGGAGAGGCTGTCTTTCGAATGCAACCGCTGGCAGCGTTACCGTCATCCACTGACCATCGGCGTTCTCGATATCGACCTTTTTAAGCGAATCAATGACTCATACGGCCACAAGGCCGGGGACAGGGTGCTTCAGCTGGTTGCCAGGGAATTCAGGGAGCGGCTGCGCACCACCGATTTCGTGGCTCGCTTCGGGGGCGAGGAGTTTGTGGTGCTGTTCCCGGAAACCGGGCCCGCCGATGCCCGTACCGTCGTCGACAAGGTGCGGGAGCACGTCGGCAAGCTGCCATTTCATTTCCGGGGCGAGCCGGTAACCATTACCTTTTCTGCTGGCTTGGCGGGTTTTGTTTCGGGGGACACTGAAGAGTCGGTATTTGATCGGGCCGACCGCGCCCTTTACCAGGCCAAGGACGGGGGCCGCGATCGGGTTGTTATCAGTGAGGGCGCCGAGTCCTAG
- a CDS encoding DUF2789 domain-containing protein has translation MDTSKHNLSTLFEQLGLASDTRSIEDFVARYSPLPSEVAIQDAPFWSESQSHFLEEGLEEDSDWAEIIDELDARMRH, from the coding sequence ATGGACACCAGCAAACACAACCTCAGCACTTTATTTGAGCAGCTTGGCCTTGCCTCCGACACCAGGAGCATCGAGGATTTTGTCGCCAGGTACTCCCCCCTGCCAAGCGAGGTCGCTATCCAGGATGCCCCTTTCTGGTCAGAGAGCCAGTCCCATTTCCTGGAAGAAGGATTGGAGGAAGACAGTGACTGGGCGGAGATTATCGATGAACTGGATGCCCGGATGCGCCACTAG